TGATCCTCTCGCCTCGCCCCTCCGTCATTGCCGTTGACATGCCGATCGGTCTCTCGGATCGTCCTGAGCCGGGCGGGCGGCGGTGCGATCGGGAGGCGAGACGGCTGCTCGGTCCGCGGGCGAGCAGCATCTTCAGCCCGCCGAGCCGGTCTCTGCTCTTCGCCACCAGCTATGCACAGGTCCGCTGGAAAGGGCTGAGCGTCCAGGCCTTCGGCATCCTGCCCAAGATTCGCGAGGTGGACCGGCTCATGACCCCCTCGCTCCAGCGGCTGGTCTATGAGAGCCACCCGGAGCTGGCCTTTGCGGCCCTGGCCGGACGGCCACTGCGCTTCAACAAGAAGACTCCGCAAGGTCGGCGCGAACGGCTTCATGTCCTGGCTCTGGCCCAAGGGAAGCTCTTTCACGGGATTGGCGGGATTGCCCGGCAGGAGCTCAGCCGGTTTCCCCGGACTCAGGTGATGCCGGACGATCTGCTGGATGCGACCGTTCTGACTTTGACGGCCCTGCGGATCGCTAACGGCACCGCAACACGGGTTCCAGCCGATCCGCCACTGGATCGCAAGGGGCTCAGACAGGAAATCTGGTATTGATCCACGACTGACTCGGTCAGGAGGCGTACAGGGTCCGGACGATCTGAGTCGTGTTGAAGAGCAGGTTGGCGAGACGCGTGTAGGCCGCGTGGCCGTAGAGATGCTCGCGGACGTTGGGGGAGCCGGCGTCCTTGTAATCCGCCAGCAGGCAGAGGCCGTCGTTCGCGCAGCGGACGCTCCGGCGCGCACATTCCAGCCACCGTTCGAACCCGTCGTAGGGCTCCAGCAGCTCCCACAGATCCTTGTTGGCGGCCTGCGCCCCCGGTTCCTTGGGGGTGGCTGCGTCGCTGGCGGCCACGGCCAGTTGCTGCACATAGTCGCCGCCCCAGGCGATCGGCATCTCCATCGTGATCTGCGGCAGCTCCGTCTTGGCGAGCCACCGCTTTCCGTCCGTCCGCATGACCCGGTGGTTGACGACGTGGAGGAGTCTCCCTACGCCGGAGGTGTCCCACCCGTAGCGGATGGGGGTGCCGAAGGTTACCACGTCGAGAGTCGCCCCGCTTAACAGGCGGCCGTCGGCGAGCTGTTCGGCGAGCCCGGTCAATTGTGCGATCGTCTCCGGGCCGGCTCCGCTCCGCTCAGAGAAGCCGGTCAGAATCTGGAAGAACCGCTTCCGTCCGGACGATGCCTCCTGGGCCAGGAGGTTCGACGCCAGCGCGAGGACCAGCCCGGCCTGGCCGTGAGCCTGCACGAGGAGCCGATCGTCCGGGCCGAGCTTGAGTTCCTCGCAGACTCCGCGCAGACGCAGCAGCAGGCGCCAGGCCGCCTGGGACCGCCCCAGATGGTGATGTTCCGAGGACCAAAGGAGGCGCAGACAGGCGATCTGCCGCGAGACGTTCCG
The sequence above is drawn from the Nitrospirota bacterium genome and encodes:
- a CDS encoding DUF429 domain-containing protein — protein: MTWVAGADGCRGGWIVVLLNRRKGRPPAWQVRLCPTFEEVLILSPRPSVIAVDMPIGLSDRPEPGGRRCDREARRLLGPRASSIFSPPSRSLLFATSYAQVRWKGLSVQAFGILPKIREVDRLMTPSLQRLVYESHPELAFAALAGRPLRFNKKTPQGRRERLHVLALAQGKLFHGIGGIARQELSRFPRTQVMPDDLLDATVLTLTALRIANGTATRVPADPPLDRKGLRQEIWY